Within the Cotesia glomerata isolate CgM1 linkage group LG6, MPM_Cglom_v2.3, whole genome shotgun sequence genome, the region ATATTATGGATGCTAATCCATCAGACACTTGGGAACAATGGATATCAAAAGCTTACTTTGAACGAATTAGTCTCTCAGCTACTGGATTCTATCGTACTCCTGACATTGGATTTTCATTTGATACTATGTCGGGAATAccattcaattattttacttacgGAGTCGCTTGCAGTGAAGTTGAAATTGATTGTTTGACGGGTGATCATCAAGTTTTACGTACCGACATAGTTATGGATTTGGGTGATAGTTTAAATCCGGCGATAGACATCGGTCAAGTTGAAGGAGGCTTTATTCAAGGGCTCGGTTTGTTTACTCTGGAAGAGCTTATTTATTCTCCAACCGGAACACTGTACAGCAGAGGTCCTGGAGCTTATAAAATCCCTGGATTCACAGACATTCCACAGGAATTTAATGTCTCTCTTTTGAGAGATGCGCCTAACCCAAGAGCTGTATTTTCATCAAAAGCTGTCGGAGAACCTCCATTATTTTTAGCTTCTTCTGtattttttgctattaaaaaTGCTATACAATCAGCTCGGAAAGAAACAAATAACAGTAGTTTGTTTAGACTGGATTCACCTGCTACAGCTGCGCGTATTCGAGTCGCTTGCGTTGATGACTTAACTGAAAAGGTAAGCATTTCATACTCTTTAtacttaaacaataaaaattaatctaatcCTCGAGGTTGATCAATCAAttgatttacttttattttctgttGCAGTTTCCTACAGCAGACATTACAAAAGCTTGGAATAAAAttccataaattaaaaaactattcaatgttaattaattatatttgtaattataatcaaaGTATATACATTACTTacaaattattgaataaatttattataaatatttctacaTACTGCTTATCCCAGACTTTTCAACagtttctaataaatttatcaaatttgtttcaaataatTCACATCTTATCGGCATATCCAAAGAATAAAATGGATTCTTTAATGCGTAATCTGCATAGAGTTCATAAACACGCTTTGTGAGAATTTCCATACCGGGTTGAGACGGTTCTGCGACCACCATAAATTTAACGCCAGTCAGTGTTTGAAAACAGTAGAGTCTAAATGTGTCAGCTTCTAATATTTCAATACCAGAGCAACGAGGCTCTGGACTCAATTGACTAGCTATTGCAAATAATGGATAAAACATTGATGCTAAGAAAATCTTCTCATTCGTTGTCATTTTTGCTCGACCGAACTTCAATGTTAATGGAAAGTTTTCAGGCTGttcaaacaaattaaatacatcTCGGCCGTCTTCGAGTTCTTTTCCTGCCACAGGACTTCCATTTACTGATATCAAGACGTGTCccactgaaataaaaaaaaaaatatatattaatgacatcgctgatagaaggatttgtctatagttaaaaatatttgttaataagtatttaacaaatcatttattagagaccactttttagtccttaacaaatatttcttagtatttaaaaagatttattaatatttaataaatgaatatcagatttattaaatacaaacataatcattttaaatactaagaaatatttgtttaatactaaaaagtggtctctaataaatgattcgtttactaaaattaactgactagaaaattttttttaaaaattgtatttataatttttaaagatggaAATTCGTAAATaaacttttctttttataatttatttgttaaaaaaattataaaatttatcagatGTCTCTCAATTATAGtactataaattaatattttaaattataaaaaattaaaaaaacaaataaaaagtattataccaagcgtcacaaaaaaatgactttttgatcaattttactcaacgagaaataaaaaattaataatcatcaaCTCCAATTCAACATAAcatcaacaaaaaaaagtttgtgcCGCTTgagattatataaaaaaaaatgacactaAAGTTGACAGatactagaaattttttaagaattttatagcagtgaaattattatgaaaaaaatttcgtatgtgaaaattaaaaaaattataggtagaaattttttaaagcattttttaactgtgattgatttgttataataattataaaaattgacagctgtcagctaatttcagtatcataaaaaaagatatgtaattatacaaataaataaaatgtaagagtaaaataaaaacaagtaaatttttaccaTTAATTCCATCTCGTTGACTAAAAGCAACaacaacttttttattttcatatgttaattttaaatctaatGGATAAGAAAAACTTTGTTCGTTTTCAATTTTCGGAACATTGTGGTCatggttaaaaattaaaccacCGGACTTGGAGACGATGTAAACACCATATATAACCATGATTGTTGTTTTCTCATTAAGTTCGAATCATAGAAACGTATGAAACAATTATGTTTAAGCTTAAtgattatctataaaaaaaaaataatgtttatttcaaataaataaagtcaATCAAATATTAACCAGAAATAACTGacacaaaacaaaatattatttcccTTACTCAATAACTATTCAATACacacaataaatatttgacaTCTGGCAGATGCCTATGTCAGTATAGGTAGAAACACTCGTCAACTATAGTGATGTGAAGAGAAATATGCTAAGAGATGGCGTTAGATggtcaattgaaaaaaaaattcttgtaaGATTGTAATACACAACACCCGaataacaaatagaaaaattaatataaaaccACAGGAAAACAAGAT harbors:
- the LOC123267466 gene encoding trafficking protein particle complex subunit 4 — encoded protein: MVIYGVYIVSKSGGLIFNHDHNVPKIENEQSFSYPLDLKLTYENKKVVVAFSQRDGINVGHVLISVNGSPVAGKELEDGRDVFNLFEQPENFPLTLKFGRAKMTTNEKIFLASMFYPLFAIASQLSPEPRCSGIEILEADTFRLYCFQTLTGVKFMVVAEPSQPGMEILTKRVYELYADYALKNPFYSLDMPIRCELFETNLINLLETVEKSGISSM